The sequence GCGGACGCACAAATCCCTGTTCCACATGAGGGAGTCCGCGTGCCCGTCCGCGAGGCACCAGCGCTGATGGAGCTCATTCACCTTCGCGTCAGCCATGCGCCCAAGTCTGCCCGGCCCGGCGCGCGTGACAAGCACCACCCGCGCCGGGACGCCGGTGCCCGACGGACCCGCGGGCTCCAACCACCACCCGCTCACGCGTCACGCGGCAGGTCCTCCCGCCGCGCGGAGTCCTCCCACCGCAGCACGTCCGCGGCCCTGCGCCGGGAGCGGGCGTCGCGGCGCACCTGGGAGGCCTCGCGCTCCGCCTCGCGGGGGCCGTAGCTGTAGCCCAGCCCACCCAGCACGCCGCGCAGCGCGTCCCGCAGCTCCAGGCCGGACTGGAAGCGCTCCGCCGGCTCCCGCCGCAGCAGCCGCGCGAGGATGGCGCGCATGGGCCCGGACAGCCCACGCGTGGCGCGCTCCACGTGCTCCGGCGCGAGGCACGCCATGCGCGCGGCCATCATGGGCGCCGGCAGCCAGCTTGGCACTTCCGCGCGAAGCGACTCCGCCTCCGGCAGCGGCCCCGTGGCCAGCGCGGCGCGCTCCACATCCTCCAAATCCAGCAGGTGCAACCCCGTCATCACTTCCAGCAGCACCACGCCGAGGGAGAACAAGTCCGAGCGCCCATCCAGCGGCTGGCGCGCCAGGGCCTCCGGGGACGCGTAGGCCAGGTCCCCCCGGACGACATGGCCCTCCGTGCCCACGCGCCCCGGCAGCCTCGCCCACGCCATGGCGAAGTCCGCCAGCTTCACCCGGCCGTGCACGTCCAGCCGCAGCGTGCGCGGGGACACGTCCCGGTGGACGATGCCCAGCGGCTGGCCGCGCGCGTCCTCCAGCGTATGGGCGTGGTGCAGCGCGTCCGCGACCTCCGCGCCCGCGTAGGCGCCGAAGGCCTCCGAGAAGGGCCGCCGCCGCAGCGCCGCGAAGCTGGTGAGCGTCTCCAGGCTGTGCCCCTCCACGTACTCCATGACGAGGTGGGGCGAGCCCTCATGGACGCGCACCAGGAACACCTGGGCGATGGCAGGGTGGCTGAGCTGCATGAGCAGCTTCACCTCTTCACGCAGCCGCGCGCGCCCGTGGGCGTCCCCCGCGTCCTGCAACCGCTTGATGACCACGAGGTCCCCGGGCGTGTCCGCGTAGTGCCGGCGCGCGAGCAGCATCTCCCCCGGCCCCCGGGGGCCGAGGAAGCGGACCAGCTCATAGGAGGTGGCCCCGGTGGTGAAGAGGATGAACGGCTTCGAAGAGGGGTGCTCGGGGTGATGGGTGGCCATAGGCTCCTGGGCAGGAAGTCCTCCCCTGGGTTGGGAAGGCGTGAGAAAACCTCACGGGTTCCTCCTACCACCCACGTCCGACACACCCTCCCAACCCCCCAGCACGGATTCGCGAATAAAAGGGAACGGCCCCCGCCAGAGGCGGGAGCCGTCCGGGCCGGCCCGTGAGGAAACGATACCGGCCACTGCTCCGTGCGTGGGACTAGTGCTTCTTCTGCACCGGCTGGGTGACGGTCAGCTCGCGAGCCACCATGTCCTTGCCGTCCATGACGTACGAGGCGCGGACCTGGGTGCCCTCGGTGATGTCGCCCAGCTTCACCGGCGCGTTGTTCTGCAGGATGCGCGTCTGGTCGTTCGTCTTCAGCTTGAGCTGCTTGTTGTTGCTCGTGTCGACCAGGGTGAGCGTGTCATGCCCCGTGGAGAGCACGCGGCCCTGCACGCTGGTGGCCGCCGCGGCAGTGGTCGCCCCGGCCGCGCCGGAGCCGCCCTGCGCCAGGTCGTCCTGACGCTCGCGCTGGTCCTGGTTCAGCTCTTCGTTGCGGTTGCGCTCGGCCTCGGCCAGCTCGCCCTGCTCCTCGCGGACGTCCTGTTGCGCGCTGGCGATGTCCTCATTCGCCTCCTTGTGCGCGCTGGCGATGTCCTCGTTCGCATTCTGCTGCGCGCTGGCGATGTCGTGCGACTCCTCCTGACGGGCCTGGGCCGTCTCCTTCGAAGCCTCCTGCTGAGCTTCGGCAACGTCGCGGCGCTCCGACTCGACGTTGTCGCGCTTGCAACCCGGAATCATCGCCAGACCCGCCACCGCCGTGACCGCCATCATGAGCTTGCGCATGAGTGCTTTCCTTTCCCTTTGACCGGAGAACCCGTCCCCGGCGTTGGGCAGAAAGTGAGCGTCGATGCGGCCCTTGCACAGGGCTTGCCACTGGCGATTCCCGAGCACAGGGGAAGCCGCCCGGCCACGCGGCGCCCGGCCGCCCGGCTGCTCCACGCAGGAACAATGTCGACAGACGCACTTCGGGTGGGAACGGCGCGCCACCTGCCACCTGGAGGGCGATGAGCGCGGGCGTGACGCGCGCCGACACGTCCATCGGCGAGCGCGTTGACAGCGCACAGGGCCCCCTGTAGTGCGTGCCCTGGTCCCCGTCGCAAGGAGCCGTGACGCCGTGCAGGTCTGGGTCAACGGAGAGACACGCGAGGTGCCGGAGGGCACCACCCTCTCGGCGCTGCTGGAGTCGCTCCAGGTGGGCGGTCCCGGTGTGGCCGTGGAGGTGAATACGGAGGTGGTGCGCCGCGCCCGCCACGCCGAGCATTCCCTCCAGGCGGGAGACCGCGTCGAAATCGTCACCTTCGTCGGCGGCGGCTAGGAGAGTTCCATGAGCATCCAGGACAAGCCCTTCACCCTCGCGGGTGTCACGTTCAGCTCGCGCCTCATCCTCGGCACGGGGAAGTACCCCAGCCACGACATCATGAAGCAGTGCCACGAGCAGTCCGGCACGCAGATGGTGACGGTGGCCGTGCGCCGCCTCGACCTGAAGGCCACGGGCGAGGCGTCGCTGATGAACTGGATTGACCGCAACCGCGTGCGCCTCTTGCCCAACACGGCGCTCTGCTACACGGCGGACGACGCGGTGCGCACCTGCCGGCTCGCCGAGGAATTGGGCATGAGCAAGTGGGTGAAGCTCGAGGTGCTCGGCGACGAGAAGACGCTCTACCCGGACGTCGAGGAGACGGTGAAGGCCGCTCGCATCCTGGTGAAGGAGGGCTTCACCGTGCTGCCCTACACCAGCGATGACCCGATTACGGCGCGCAAGCTGGAGGACGCGGGCTGCGCGGCGGTGATGCCGCTGGCCGCGCCTATCGGCAGCGGGCTGGGCATCCGCAACCCGCACAACATCCGCCTCATCATGGAGACGGTGAAGGTGCCCGTCATCGTCGACGCGGGCGTGGGCACGGCGTCGGACGCGGCCATCGCCATGGAGCTGGGCGTGGACGCCATCCTGATGAACACGGCCATCGCCGGCGCGAAGGACCCGGTGCGCATGGCGGTGGCCATGAAGAAGGCGGTGGAGGCGGGCCGCGACGCGTACCTCGCCGGCCGCATCCCGAAGAAGGCCTACGGCTCCGCGTCCAGCCCCCTCGACGGCATCCATCACCAGTAGGCCGCGGTGGTCCCCCGGCTCGTCGTCATCACCGACTGGCGCCTGCCCCCCGAGCGACTGTTGGGCGCCATCGCCCGCGCGCTGGAGGCAGGCCCCGAGGTGGCCGTGCAGCACCGCCACCCCGAGGCCTCCGGGCGCCAGTTCCTCGAAGAGGCCCGCCTGCTCGCCGGGCTGTGCGGCTCGCGAGGCAATCCGCTGTTCGTCAACGGCCGCCTGGATGTCGCGCTCCTCGTGGGCGCGCACATTCACCTGCCCGCCCACGGCCCCACCCCCGAGGACGTGCGCCCCCACCTGCCCTCCGGGCGGCTCATCAGCGTGGCCGTCCATGACGAGGCCGAGGCCCGGGCGGCACGAGGCGCCGACCTCGCGCTGGTGAGCCCGGTGTACGCCCCCGGCTCCAAGCCCGGGGACACGCGGGCGACGCTGGGGCCCGAGGGCTTCGAGGCCCTGGCGGCGCTGCTCCCCTGCCCGGCGCTGGCGCTCGGCGGCATCACCCCCGAGCGGGCACGCGAGGTGCGCGGCGCCGCGGGCTTCGCGGTCATCTCCTCGGTGCTGGAGGCGGAGGACCCGGCGGAGGCGGCTCGGGCTATGCTGCGCGTCCCGTGAGCCCCACTCCTGTTCCCGAGCTGCGTCCCCTCGCCATGGGGGAGATGATTGACCGTGCCGCCACCTTCTGGCGCGCCCACCTCAAGCCGCTCTTCTTGCTGAGCTTCGGCTTCTCGCTGGTGAACTACATCGCGATGAAGGCCACCATCCTCGCGGGGCGGCAGCTCTCGCCCATGCTCTACGCGAGCGACATGCAGGCGCAGGCGCAGAGAGACCCCACGGGGATGCTCGGCCAGACGGGCGTGTCGATGGGCCTGTGGATGGTTCTCTTCGGGGTCATCTTCTTCATCTACTGGATGGCCACGCTGGCGACGTCCCGCTACGTGGTGTCCGCGCAGCTCGGCGAGCCCGTGAGCCCCGCCGACAGCCTGCGACGCGCCTTCTCCCGCGCGGGCCCGCTGACGGGCGCGTACGTGTGCTCCATCGCGTGGGCCATGCTGATTGCGGTGTTGTTGCTGGGCCCGGGCGTCATCCTCGGCGGCATCGCGGCCGTGGTGGCGGGCATGGGCTCCAACACGCTGGCCCTGGTGCTGGCGGTGATTGCCGTTCCGCTCGCCGTGCTCGGGCTCATCGCCGCGATGCTTTGGTACTTCCTGCGCTTCCTCCTGCTGCCGCCGGTGATGGCCATGGAGGACCTGGGCGCGTGGGACTCCTTCAAGCGCTCCGGCGAGCTGCTGTCCGGCCGCATCGGCCCGGGCTTCCTCGACCGCGTGGTGGTGCGGGCCATGATTCTCTACACGGTGATGAGCCTCATCCTCATCTCCGTGCAGCTCGTCTCCAGCATTCCCTCGTGGCTGGTGATGGCGCCCTATGGCAGCCCGTTCGACGCGGGGACGATGGCGCGCACGCCGCAGTACCTGCTGGTCCCCGCGGAGCTGGTGCAGGTGGTGGCGCAGTCGTGCTTCACGCCCATCTATTACGTCTTCTGCTCGCTCTTCTATCTGGACATGCGCGTGCGCCGGGAGGCGCTGGACCTGGAGCGGCGCATGGACGCGCCGTCCACGACGACGCTGGCCGTCTGACGTCATCCCGAGGCGCCCGTGACGCTGACGAGCATTCCCCTGCTGATGCTGCTGACCACCCTGCCCTGCGCGGACCGTGAGCGAACCTCGCGGCTGCTGGAGGAGACGGCGGCCTCGCGTCCATCAGAGCTGCCCGCGGTGGTGGACGGACTGGCCGCGCGCATGGGTGGAATGCCCCTGCCCGCCGTGGACAAGGACGCATCCGCGGTGGAGCGCGCGAAGCAGCTCACGGGCTTCCTGGAGCGGGCGTGCGCGCTGGAAGAGGCGGAGCAGCGCGTGCCGGACAACCTGCCCGCGAGTGAGCCGGAGCGACTGAAGGCCATCCTGGACCGGCCGGAGTTCTCGCACGCGCGCCAGCGACACGGTGACCTCCTGAAGCGGCTGATGCGCGAGCTGGAGGCCTGGATGGAGGGTCTCTTCGAGTCGAATGAGGCACAGAGCTTCGCGGTCGCCACGCGCGCGGTGATGCTGGGATTGGCGTTCGCGCTGGTGCTGTGGGGCGTGCTGCGCTTCGCCGCGCGCCTGGGGAGGAAGGCCGCCACGGTACTCGCGTCGACACAGGCCGAGGTGCCGCTGGTGTTGGACTCGCCAGGAGAGCACCTGCGAAGGGCTCACGCGGCGCTGAGCTCGGATGCGCGCACGGCGATTCGCGAGGGCCTGCTGGGGATGCTGTCCGCGCTGGAACAGCGAAGGCTGGCGAGGCCGGACCGGGTGAGGACGAACCGCGAGCTCGCGGCGGAACTGCCCGCGCGCGGCGCACCCGCGACGGTGGTGAGCGAGGTGGAGCGGCTCGTGCGTTGGTACGACCGGGCCTTCTATTCGCTCGCGCCAGTGCCGGCGGATGAAGCGGCGAGCTTCGTCGCGGCGGTGGAGCATCTCAACGGCTCGCTGCCGGCGGAGTCCTCCCGGTGAAGAACCTCCGCACGGCGGTCATCTTCGGCGTGCTCATCGCCCTGGCGCTCGCCGTGGGCCTGTCCACTCGCGCGGATGCACCGGAGTCCGTGGTGCCCTCCGTGGAGAACACCGGCGCCCAGGGAGCCCGAGCGCTCTACCTCTACCTGCGCGAGGGCGGGCGCACCGTCGACGCGCAGACCACCTCGCTCGAATCCCTCTCCTCCAACGCACGCACGCTGGTGATTGCAGCGCCGCAAGGCCGCCCCGTGTCGAAGGAGGAAGTGGCCTCACTGGAGCGCTTCGTCCGGGCCGGCGGCACGCTCGTCTATCTGTCCCCGCGCGAGCTGGGGAAATACCAGGCGGCGCTGGAGGACTGGCTGCGATTGGACTCCGGCCCGCTCATGCCCGCGAGCAGCCGCGGACTCGCCTCCACGCTGGCGGACGCGGGCGGCACCACGGTGGACGTGTGGCTCGCCACGGGCCCCCTGCGCGGACTTGCGAATCTGCGCGTGTCGCAGGACCGGGGCCTGCGCATGCTCCACGATGACGCCGTGCCCCTGGCGGGCCTGGGCGGCGCGGTGGCGGTGTGGCACCGTGCGCTCGGCTCGGGTGAAATCTACGTGCTCGCGGGCGCGGACCTCGTGGAGAACCGGCGCCTGGAATTACTGGACAACCTGCGCTTCTGGGACGCGCTCGCCGCACGCGGGCCGCTGGTCTTCGACGAGTATCATCATGAGCTCGCGCCCCCACCGCCGCTGTCACGCGGCATCTGGGTCTTCGTCGCGCAGGTGCTCGTGGTGGGGCTGCTCTACGCCGTGTCGCGAGGCACGCGCTTCGGCGCGGCCCGGCCCCTGCGCCAGGAGCGGCACCGCTCCGCGCTGGAGTACGTGCGCAGCATGGGCTGGCTGATGCGCCGCGCGAAGGTGGAGCGCGAGCTGCTCCCCGAGCTGGACCGCTCGCTGCGGCAGCTCATGCAGGAGCGGCTCGGAATCCCTCTCACGCTGACCGACGAGGACGCCGCACGCGCCATGGAGCGCGGCGGCAGGGACTACCTCGACGCGAAGGCGGACCTCACGCGCACGCTCGCGCAGCCGGACATCCGTCCCTCCGACTACGCGCGCGTGGCCCGTCACTACGCGCACCTGGAGCGCGTGGTGACGGGCCGTGAGTCGGACGCGCTCGACCGCGCGGCCTAGAGGTCCTTCCCGTCCGCCACGAGGGCGGCGCCCACGTGGTGACGAATCTCATCCACGCGAGCGTCCCAGCTCTCGCTGAAGATTCGGTCCGCGCGCTCACGCTTCGGGCCGGGGCCTTCCGCGAGGCACTCGTCCACCTTGCGCACGAAGTCCTCGGTGTTCGAGGCAATCTTGCACAGGCCCACCTTGCGCACCTCCGGCAGGTCCGTGGACACCACCGGCAGGCCCGCGGCGAGGTACTCGCGCACCTTCAGCGGATTCGCATTCAGCGTCAGCTCGCTGACCTTGAAGGGCATCAGCGCCACGTCGAAGGCCTTGCTGTAGCCCGGCAGGTCCGCGTACGGCTTGCGGCCCAGCATGTGGATGTTCTTCTCCGCGCGCAGCTTCGAGTCATCACAGTCCGGCGTCGTCTTGCCGATGATGACCACCGAGCCCTCCGGATGGGCGCGCGCGGTGGCGATGATGGCCTCCTGGTCCACCCAGTCCGCCACCAGGCCGAAGAAGCCGATGATGGGCCTGGGCAGGTTCGCGATGTCCGCCGGAATGGGCGTGGCCGCGTCGCACGCCTTCACGAAGTGCGTGAAGTCCGTGCCGTGCCGCACCAGCACCGTGCGCGGATTGATTTTCGACTTGTTCTCCCGCAGCCGCTCCGCCGAGGTGATGCACAGGTCCGCGCGGCGCAGCAGGCGCTCCTCCAGCTCCGCGATGTGCTTGCCGTTGGTGTCGCTGAAGGCGGAGAACTCGTCCACGCAGTGGTAGACGACGAACTCCTCGCCCAGCGTGCCGGACACCGGCGCGGAGGCCGGCAGGAAGCTCCAGGAGATGGGCTTCTTGAACTTCAGCTGCTTCATCGCCCGGAGCACCTGGAGCCGCAAGAGGTGCCGGTTGGCATTGCGCACCAACTCCGAGCCGTAGAAGGGAATCGCCAGCGGCGACAGGACGAAGAGGTTGGGCTCCACCTCCTTGATGCCCTGGGTGAACTTCTCCAGCTTGTTGAGGATGCGCTTCGCATCGTGCGCATTGGCGCGCGGTGCGCGGTTGCCGATGCTGTTCACCCAGAGGACGCGGTTCTCCCGGGAGAGGATCCGCATGATGTGGACCTTGGACAGCGGATCCCCATCCCAGTCGTTGGAGAACACCACCAGGTCGCGCCCGCGCAACGCCCTCCGGGCCAGGTCCATGTCATCACTGCGCCGCATGCTTCGTCTCCCCCGTATCGATGTCTGTATCGTCTGACTTCGTGAAAGGCATTGCTGCTTCCGCTGGCATCCCGGCCAGCTCGGTGTAGAGCGTGAGCAACTCCGGCCCCGCGTCCACCGACGGCTGCACCGCGGGCCCCGCCGCCAGGGCCTCCGTCACCACCCGGGCCAGGTCCTGTGCATCATCCGCCTTGAAGACCCGCGTGCCCTCGGGACGGGCGCACACGTCGCTGGCCACACAGGGCACGCCCAATGCCAGCGCCTCGCGCACGGAGATGGAGTCCCCGTCATGCGTGGTGGGCCGGAGGAAGACGTCGCTGCGAGCCATCAGCCCCAGCGCCGCCGAGTGCTCCAGCTCACCCAGCACCTCGAGCCTTCCCGCCACGCCCAGCTCGCGCGCGTCGCGGATGAAGTCCTCCGCGTCCGTCCCCGGACCGAAGAGGGCGAGGCCCACGTCCGGGTATTCCCTCGCGAGGAGCTTCAGCGCGCGGAACGCCAGCTTCCGTCCGTACACGGGCGAAGGATGGTGCGCCATGGTGATGAGCGGCCTGCGACGGGCCCGCGCCGCGTCCACCACCGCGGGCACCGGCCCCGGCCGCACCTGCGAGGACAGGAAGGCCGGATGAACGACGACCTTCTCCTCGGGCACGCCGCACGCGACGACGGCGTCCTTCACCGCCTGGGACACCGCCACCACGCGCGCGTAGCCGGCCAGCGCCACGCGAGCGAAGTTGCGCCGCGCACCGGACGCCGCGAGGTAGTCGGGCAAGAGCCCCGAGTGGAGGGTGATGACGCGGGATGACCGGAGCCCGGGCATCCCGCCCACCAGTCCCGCCAGCACCCAGGACTTCGGGTTGTTGCCGCTGGTGTGGACGTGCAGCATCCACCCCGCGGAGAGAAACCCCGCCAGCCGGAGGGCGAAGTGAGCGGGACTGCGCACCGGGTGGACGTCCGGAGCCGGCCGGCCGCCCTTCCCGATGTCCAGTACCTTCGCTTCGACCCCACAGGCTCGCAGGTAACCGTGTAGCTGTTGTACGTGGATGGCCACACCGCCGTATGGCGGCGGGTAGTCGCCGATGAGGAGCACCTTCATGCGAGCCATCCCCTACTGCCGCATGGAGGCCGGAGGCACCGCCGACAGCGGTGCGCGCTGAGGCAACAGCCCCATCTCCCGCTGGTACGTGGTGAGCGGGTCCGGGTCCTGGCGAATCACCTTCGCCGGCACACCGGCCACCACCGTGCCCGGAGCCACGTCCTTCAGCACCACCGCGTTGGCGCCAATCACCGCGAAGTCGCCAATGCGGATGTTGCCCAGAATCTTCGCGCCCGCGCCGATGCGGACGTAGTCACCGATGACGGGCGCGCCCTCGAGACCCGAGCGTCCGCCGAGCGTCACCTGCTGCGAGATGAGGCAGTTCTTCCCCACCTTCGCGGCGCGGTGGATGACCACCCCAATCCCGCCGTAGCCGAGCTGCGTCCCCTCGCCAATCTCGGCATCCTCGGGGATGTACGAGCTGTGCAGATAGTAGATGGCCTTGCGCAGCACGGCCGGAAGCAGGGGAACGCCCCGCTTCTTCAGACCACGTGCCACCCGGTACAGCGTCATCGCGTCGACACCCATCACGCCTCCCTCACCCGGTATCTCGACGGCACGGAAAGTAGGTACCCACCCGTGAGGAGGGAAGTGCCCTCCCCGCGTCTCCCTCCCGACGATCACCCTGCCCTGCGCGCACGCATTCCCGCGAGGACGCTCAGCGGACGCACCCCCGCTGCATACAGCACACCCAGGTAGCCCATGACGAAGAGCACCCCCGCGAACGCCAGCGGCAGCACGCGCCACACGAAGCCCGCCGGCAGGTGGCTGTAGGCCCCTCGCGCCATGGCCCTCAGCACGAAGACGCCCAGCGCGGCCGCCGCCGCGGACAGCGACGCCTTGCCCAATTCCCGCCAGGGAATGACGTCCATGACACGCAGCTCGAGTCGGGGGGTGGACAGTGCCGCCGGCACGCGCGCCAGCAACATCCCCTTGCCCACCACCTCCGCCACCGCCCACGAGCCGATGCCGCCCATGAGCCCCAGGTGCCGCACACCCAGCCACACCATGGGCACCGTCACCGCCGCCTTCACCGCGTACGACGCGAAGATGGCGCGCGTCTGCCCCCGGGCGCGCAGCGTGCCGTCCATGGGCAGAATCGACAGCACCACGCCCAGCACGCTCACCCGGAACACGGGCACGGCCGGCAGGAACTTCTCGCCGAACATCGCCCCGATGAACTCCGGCGCCGCCGCGAAGAGGAACGCGGCGAAGGGCAGGAAGACATAGGCCAGCTTCCCCGCCGCCTCGCGGAACGCCACCACGCCCTCCTCCAGCCGGCCCTCGCGCTCCAGTTCGCCCAGCCGCACCATCAGCACCTCGCTGGTGGGCGTGTAGAGCAGGTCCACCACGGGCAGTTGGAAGCAGCCCACGCGGTACAGCGCGTACACGGCCGGCGCCACCGCGCCCGCCACCATGTACAGGTGCGCGTTCTGTTGAGGAATCGCCAGCAGCATCGCCGCGCCGAAGGGCGCCGCGTAGACGAATTGCTCGCGGAAGAGCTTCCGGTCCACCAGCGGCCCGGTGACTCCGCGCAGCGACACCACCCACGTCGCCACGTAGCGCAGGGCCGCGAAGCAGGCCACCGCCACCATCATCCCGTGCAGCGACGCACCCAGGAGCGGCGGCACCACCATGACGCCCGCGCGCACCGCGTCGGACACCAGGTAGGCGACGGCCGAGGCCTTCGTGCGCCCTTGCGAGGTGAGCGACACCTCCAGCGGGAAGCTGCCCAGCAGGAAGGCCGTATACGCGGCCAGCGGCAGCCGGTACTGCGCCAGCGCCGGGTTGGAGAACCAGCCCGCCACGTACCCCAACAGCCCATACACACCCAGCGCGCCCACGAGTCCGGCGGCGGACATGAAGAGGAGCGTCTGCCCCAGGTACGGCCGCTTCGCCTCCGCACGCGGCAGGAAGTAGTACAGGCTCTGCACCACGCCGAACGGCAGCACGTAGTAGAGCGTCGTGGCGATGAGGAAGAGCTGGTAGTACGTGCCGTACTCGTCCAGGTGCAGCACCCGGGCGAGCACGAGAGGAATGGACAGCGTCAGCCCGGCCGTGAAGAGCCGGGCCAACACGAGGGGGCCGGCGCGGCCGAGGAAACTTCCCCCGGACGCCGCCGGCGTGGAACTGCCGCTCACGGAACCTCCTTCACCGGCGACGCCGCCGCCTCCGAGCCGAGGATGCTGTTTGCCATTGCTGAAGAGATGATGTGGTGCGGGCGCCTGCCCGGCACGGGATGACTCATTCCCAACACGCCGAAGCAGTCGTCGAACTGGCACGCCGTCAGCGACGACGAGTAGTCCCCCGTCATGCCCAGGC comes from Pyxidicoccus parkwaysis and encodes:
- a CDS encoding serine/threonine-protein kinase; amino-acid sequence: MATHHPEHPSSKPFILFTTGATSYELVRFLGPRGPGEMLLARRHYADTPGDLVVIKRLQDAGDAHGRARLREEVKLLMQLSHPAIAQVFLVRVHEGSPHLVMEYVEGHSLETLTSFAALRRRPFSEAFGAYAGAEVADALHHAHTLEDARGQPLGIVHRDVSPRTLRLDVHGRVKLADFAMAWARLPGRVGTEGHVVRGDLAYASPEALARQPLDGRSDLFSLGVVLLEVMTGLHLLDLEDVERAALATGPLPEAESLRAEVPSWLPAPMMAARMACLAPEHVERATRGLSGPMRAILARLLRREPAERFQSGLELRDALRGVLGGLGYSYGPREAEREASQVRRDARSRRRAADVLRWEDSARREDLPRDA
- the thiS gene encoding sulfur carrier protein ThiS, translating into MQVWVNGETREVPEGTTLSALLESLQVGGPGVAVEVNTEVVRRARHAEHSLQAGDRVEIVTFVGGG
- a CDS encoding thiazole synthase, translating into MSIQDKPFTLAGVTFSSRLILGTGKYPSHDIMKQCHEQSGTQMVTVAVRRLDLKATGEASLMNWIDRNRVRLLPNTALCYTADDAVRTCRLAEELGMSKWVKLEVLGDEKTLYPDVEETVKAARILVKEGFTVLPYTSDDPITARKLEDAGCAAVMPLAAPIGSGLGIRNPHNIRLIMETVKVPVIVDAGVGTASDAAIAMELGVDAILMNTAIAGAKDPVRMAVAMKKAVEAGRDAYLAGRIPKKAYGSASSPLDGIHHQ
- a CDS encoding thiamine phosphate synthase, which produces MVPRLVVITDWRLPPERLLGAIARALEAGPEVAVQHRHPEASGRQFLEEARLLAGLCGSRGNPLFVNGRLDVALLVGAHIHLPAHGPTPEDVRPHLPSGRLISVAVHDEAEARAARGADLALVSPVYAPGSKPGDTRATLGPEGFEALAALLPCPALALGGITPERAREVRGAAGFAVISSVLEAEDPAEAARAMLRVP
- a CDS encoding DUF4129 domain-containing protein translates to MTSIPLLMLLTTLPCADRERTSRLLEETAASRPSELPAVVDGLAARMGGMPLPAVDKDASAVERAKQLTGFLERACALEEAEQRVPDNLPASEPERLKAILDRPEFSHARQRHGDLLKRLMRELEAWMEGLFESNEAQSFAVATRAVMLGLAFALVLWGVLRFAARLGRKAATVLASTQAEVPLVLDSPGEHLRRAHAALSSDARTAIREGLLGMLSALEQRRLARPDRVRTNRELAAELPARGAPATVVSEVERLVRWYDRAFYSLAPVPADEAASFVAAVEHLNGSLPAESSR
- a CDS encoding DUF4350 domain-containing protein: MKNLRTAVIFGVLIALALAVGLSTRADAPESVVPSVENTGAQGARALYLYLREGGRTVDAQTTSLESLSSNARTLVIAAPQGRPVSKEEVASLERFVRAGGTLVYLSPRELGKYQAALEDWLRLDSGPLMPASSRGLASTLADAGGTTVDVWLATGPLRGLANLRVSQDRGLRMLHDDAVPLAGLGGAVAVWHRALGSGEIYVLAGADLVENRRLELLDNLRFWDALAARGPLVFDEYHHELAPPPPLSRGIWVFVAQVLVVGLLYAVSRGTRFGAARPLRQERHRSALEYVRSMGWLMRRAKVERELLPELDRSLRQLMQERLGIPLTLTDEDAARAMERGGRDYLDAKADLTRTLAQPDIRPSDYARVARHYAHLERVVTGRESDALDRAA
- the exoP gene encoding spore coat polysaccharide biosynthesis glycosyltransferase ExoP: MRRSDDMDLARRALRGRDLVVFSNDWDGDPLSKVHIMRILSRENRVLWVNSIGNRAPRANAHDAKRILNKLEKFTQGIKEVEPNLFVLSPLAIPFYGSELVRNANRHLLRLQVLRAMKQLKFKKPISWSFLPASAPVSGTLGEEFVVYHCVDEFSAFSDTNGKHIAELEERLLRRADLCITSAERLRENKSKINPRTVLVRHGTDFTHFVKACDAATPIPADIANLPRPIIGFFGLVADWVDQEAIIATARAHPEGSVVIIGKTTPDCDDSKLRAEKNIHMLGRKPYADLPGYSKAFDVALMPFKVSELTLNANPLKVREYLAAGLPVVSTDLPEVRKVGLCKIASNTEDFVRKVDECLAEGPGPKRERADRIFSESWDARVDEIRHHVGAALVADGKDL
- a CDS encoding glycosyltransferase family 4 protein, translating into MKVLLIGDYPPPYGGVAIHVQQLHGYLRACGVEAKVLDIGKGGRPAPDVHPVRSPAHFALRLAGFLSAGWMLHVHTSGNNPKSWVLAGLVGGMPGLRSSRVITLHSGLLPDYLAASGARRNFARVALAGYARVVAVSQAVKDAVVACGVPEEKVVVHPAFLSSQVRPGPVPAVVDAARARRRPLITMAHHPSPVYGRKLAFRALKLLAREYPDVGLALFGPGTDAEDFIRDARELGVAGRLEVLGELEHSAALGLMARSDVFLRPTTHDGDSISVREALALGVPCVASDVCARPEGTRVFKADDAQDLARVVTEALAAGPAVQPSVDAGPELLTLYTELAGMPAEAAMPFTKSDDTDIDTGETKHAAQ
- a CDS encoding serine O-acetyltransferase, which produces MGVDAMTLYRVARGLKKRGVPLLPAVLRKAIYYLHSSYIPEDAEIGEGTQLGYGGIGVVIHRAAKVGKNCLISQQVTLGGRSGLEGAPVIGDYVRIGAGAKILGNIRIGDFAVIGANAVVLKDVAPGTVVAGVPAKVIRQDPDPLTTYQREMGLLPQRAPLSAVPPASMRQ
- the exoM gene encoding spore coat polysaccharide flippase ExoM, which translates into the protein MSGSSTPAASGGSFLGRAGPLVLARLFTAGLTLSIPLVLARVLHLDEYGTYYQLFLIATTLYYVLPFGVVQSLYYFLPRAEAKRPYLGQTLLFMSAAGLVGALGVYGLLGYVAGWFSNPALAQYRLPLAAYTAFLLGSFPLEVSLTSQGRTKASAVAYLVSDAVRAGVMVVPPLLGASLHGMMVAVACFAALRYVATWVVSLRGVTGPLVDRKLFREQFVYAAPFGAAMLLAIPQQNAHLYMVAGAVAPAVYALYRVGCFQLPVVDLLYTPTSEVLMVRLGELEREGRLEEGVVAFREAAGKLAYVFLPFAAFLFAAAPEFIGAMFGEKFLPAVPVFRVSVLGVVLSILPMDGTLRARGQTRAIFASYAVKAAVTVPMVWLGVRHLGLMGGIGSWAVAEVVGKGMLLARVPAALSTPRLELRVMDVIPWRELGKASLSAAAAALGVFVLRAMARGAYSHLPAGFVWRVLPLAFAGVLFVMGYLGVLYAAGVRPLSVLAGMRARRAG